In a genomic window of Methanogenium sp. S4BF:
- a CDS encoding type II toxin-antitoxin system RelE/ParE family toxin: MTYRLLLDKKHAQDFYGHLPEKSRAIVRDHLLRLTDDPYPGSGADKEQLIIQGDDRYFRLHIGRSFTAFYTIHDAEGEVRVLEILTIEQAHKKYGRLGTRG; encoded by the coding sequence GTGACCTACCGGCTTCTTCTCGACAAAAAACATGCTCAGGACTTCTATGGTCATCTCCCTGAAAAGAGCCGGGCCATCGTCAGAGATCACCTGCTCCGTCTCACTGATGACCCGTACCCGGGCAGCGGCGCCGACAAAGAACAACTGATCATCCAGGGAGACGACCGGTATTTCCGCCTCCATATCGGGAGATCTTTCACCGCCTTCTATACGATCCATGATGCAGAAGGTGAAGTCCGCGTCCTCGAAATTTTAACAATTGAACAGGCGCATAAAAAATACGGTCGACTCGGAACACGGGGGTAA
- a CDS encoding type II toxin-antitoxin system HicB family antitoxin, translating to MNRFLFIIEKTDGTYSAYSPDLPGCAATGATREETEERMRESIELHVLDDELNDNLQHEEFTPWT from the coding sequence TTGAATCGATTTCTGTTTATCATTGAAAAGACTGATGGCACCTATTCCGCATATTCTCCGGACCTTCCGGGATGTGCTGCTACCGGAGCGACCCGTGAAGAGACGGAAGAGCGAATGCGTGAGTCAATCGAGCTTCATGTGCTGGATGATGAATTAAATGATAATCTTCAACATGAGGAATTCACACCATGGACCTGA
- a CDS encoding GNAT family N-acetyltransferase — protein MKIPIEELSFLVLQQNSDLTSFECTEPELSDFLKENAKNYQKTHMAITYPVHYEGNVAGYFTLVNDNIFHEHVEEDDRPPFFIHTRYPAIKIARLATSQKYEGRGIGESMLKVVIKLALNISEISGCRILTVDAKPKAVGFYEKYGFRKVLRKSDDTIPLYRDFHTDYQ, from the coding sequence ATGAAAATTCCAATAGAAGAACTATCTTTTTTGGTTCTTCAACAAAACTCCGATTTAACTTCTTTTGAGTGCACTGAACCCGAATTGAGTGATTTTTTAAAAGAAAATGCAAAAAATTATCAAAAAACACACATGGCTATTACATATCCTGTACATTATGAAGGGAATGTAGCCGGATATTTCACTTTGGTTAACGATAATATCTTTCACGAACATGTAGAAGAGGACGACAGGCCCCCATTCTTTATCCATACAAGATATCCCGCGATAAAAATTGCAAGATTAGCTACAAGTCAGAAGTATGAAGGACGGGGTATCGGAGAAAGTATGTTAAAAGTGGTTATCAAACTGGCTTTAAACATATCTGAAATAAGTGGATGCAGAATCCTAACGGTTGATGCAAAACCAAAAGCAGTTGGCTTTTATGAAAAATATGGTTTTAGAAAGGTTTTAAGAAAATCCGATGACACAATTCCACTGTATCGGGATTTTCATACTGATTATCAATAA
- a CDS encoding type II toxin-antitoxin system mRNA interferase toxin, RelE/StbE family encodes MPELFWDQQFKKTCTKWTGKHKNHTGSLKQKLNLLKEDPFHPQLKTHSLSGTLSGLWSARINYEYRLVFKFLDDDKNKILLIDIGKHDDVY; translated from the coding sequence ATGCCTGAACTATTCTGGGATCAACAATTTAAGAAAACTTGTACGAAATGGACAGGGAAACATAAAAATCATACTGGTAGCCTGAAACAAAAATTAAACCTTCTAAAAGAAGATCCATTTCATCCACAATTAAAAACACATTCATTATCAGGAACATTATCCGGATTATGGTCAGCAAGAATTAATTACGAATACAGACTTGTTTTTAAATTTTTAGATGACGATAAAAACAAAATTCTTCTGATTGATATTGGCAAACATGATGATGTCTATTGA
- a CDS encoding M20/M25/M40 family metallo-hydrolase, with the protein MDVAQVCSDLVQMNTENPPGRTDEAVEYVAGILEGLGYLPRISKNPGGHWNVCAGPRDAALLFCGHLDVVPAGDVGWTHDPFSGAIEDGYVWGRGSTDMKGGCAAILAALEAVIDGQGALSTPHEQIRSGDQGIPDRLDIRSQSDNLPVAVAFVCDEENGRVDGIQHLLREHEIIPCDCLVAEPTPYLNPSVGQKGLCRFRATFTGTPGHGSLYPFSGENAIVMASEFIHRMMTVTEKEYVPEAMMRELVTNSEEAISAVFPDTDVARLLTRITCNPGKIRGGEGTNIVAEECTVAMDMRLPWGCTPEAVLASVEKDPATPAVCTESLAAPTWTPPNSALVRRLCDAIEGTYDQPARPILQWAASDARFLRAAGFRAAEYGPGEIHLLHAQDERVQVEQLEEAVKVYSSLIRAYVLSTTHD; encoded by the coding sequence ATGGATGTCGCACAGGTCTGTTCAGACCTTGTACAGATGAATACCGAAAACCCGCCCGGACGGACCGACGAGGCGGTGGAGTACGTCGCAGGCATACTTGAGGGTCTGGGATATCTCCCCCGCATTTCGAAAAATCCGGGCGGCCACTGGAATGTCTGTGCAGGCCCGCGCGATGCTGCCCTGCTCTTCTGCGGCCATCTGGATGTGGTGCCGGCAGGAGATGTGGGGTGGACGCACGACCCCTTCTCCGGTGCCATTGAGGACGGCTATGTCTGGGGCCGCGGCTCGACCGATATGAAGGGCGGGTGTGCGGCTATCTTAGCGGCGCTGGAGGCGGTGATTGATGGGCAGGGTGCATTGTCCACCCCTCATGAACAGATCCGATCCGGTGATCAGGGAATACCAGACAGATTGGATATACGCAGCCAGTCGGATAACCTGCCAGTGGCCGTTGCCTTTGTCTGTGACGAGGAGAATGGCCGGGTGGATGGTATTCAGCACCTGCTGCGGGAACACGAGATCATTCCGTGCGACTGTCTGGTGGCAGAACCGACGCCGTACCTGAACCCTTCCGTGGGCCAGAAGGGCCTCTGCCGGTTCCGGGCGACCTTTACGGGGACGCCGGGGCACGGATCCCTGTATCCGTTCTCCGGCGAGAATGCGATTGTGATGGCATCCGAATTTATCCATAGGATGATGACGGTGACAGAAAAGGAGTATGTGCCGGAGGCGATGATGAGGGAGCTTGTCACAAACTCCGAGGAGGCCATCTCTGCTGTCTTCCCGGACACGGACGTGGCCCGCCTTCTGACCCGCATCACCTGTAACCCGGGGAAAATCAGGGGCGGCGAGGGGACCAATATTGTAGCAGAGGAGTGCACGGTCGCCATGGACATGCGCCTGCCATGGGGCTGCACGCCGGAGGCGGTGCTTGCATCGGTCGAAAAAGACCCTGCCACGCCTGCCGTCTGCACGGAGAGCCTCGCCGCCCCGACCTGGACCCCTCCGAACTCAGCACTGGTGCGGCGCCTCTGCGATGCGATTGAAGGCACATATGACCAGCCGGCCCGGCCCATCCTGCAGTGGGCGGCAAGCGATGCCCGGTTCCTGCGGGCGGCCGGGTTCCGGGCGGCGGAGTACGGCCCGGGCGAGATCCACCTGCTGCATGCACAGGATGAGCGGGTGCAGGTAGAGCAGCTGGAAGAGGCTGTAAAGGTTTACTCATCCCTCATCCGTGCGTATGTATTGTCAACTACCCACGACTAA
- a CDS encoding IS1634 family transposase yields the protein MPLIDGFDDESILSVGHLGIVAGAYDSLGIANIIDTAIPKTRNHNLTHSQVVKAMVLNGLGFIERRLYLFPEFFDDIAVERLLGEGITREQINDDVLGRTLDAIAEYGPTELFNEIVANCLLRTEFGSHCVHVDTTNFSVTGEYESDFNTEEIQITYGHPKDGRWDLKRFVLGMASNQHGVPLFLQTFSGNESDKETLRIIIEKLQSNLKSEEKVYHVADAAFYTEKNLQSLGRHMFWISRVPVTIKDVKELIKSDFQFTPCVDERYSYSEYFSEYAGIRQKWVMYHSEPMHEQQNKTFQKNLVKDLERAKTSLRKVCAQEFACEPDARIAAEKWLDKHPEYLFSELEILTVQRKEEKKRGRPKAGEPLVHSYKITADIEYDDSVVEQERQNLGRFVLATNDTGMSADELLANYKGQGSVERGFRFLKDKSFRVAEVFLKKPSRIQALAMIMVLCLFIYSMTEFRLRRELGQSGETVTSQTKKQTQRPTMKWTFFLFRRVREFSFVEGERRIKRITNLNDELKKILRLLGGEYEKYYC from the coding sequence ATGCCCCTCATTGACGGATTTGATGACGAATCAATCCTTTCCGTCGGCCATCTCGGCATTGTTGCCGGAGCCTACGATTCTCTTGGGATCGCGAATATAATCGATACCGCAATACCAAAGACCCGGAACCATAATCTCACCCATTCTCAGGTCGTGAAAGCTATGGTACTCAATGGTCTGGGATTCATCGAACGCCGCCTTTATCTGTTTCCGGAATTCTTTGACGATATCGCCGTTGAACGGCTTCTTGGGGAGGGAATTACCCGGGAACAGATAAACGACGATGTGCTCGGGAGAACACTGGATGCCATTGCAGAGTATGGTCCAACTGAATTATTCAATGAAATCGTTGCAAACTGCCTTCTTCGGACAGAATTTGGCTCGCATTGCGTTCACGTTGATACCACTAACTTCAGTGTCACCGGTGAATATGAATCCGATTTCAACACTGAAGAAATCCAGATTACCTATGGCCACCCGAAGGATGGCCGCTGGGATCTCAAACGGTTTGTCCTGGGCATGGCATCAAATCAGCACGGGGTGCCCCTTTTTCTTCAGACCTTTTCCGGGAATGAATCAGATAAAGAGACGCTCAGAATCATTATTGAAAAACTCCAGAGCAATCTGAAATCAGAAGAGAAAGTCTACCATGTGGCTGACGCTGCATTTTATACTGAAAAGAATCTTCAGAGCTTAGGCCGGCATATGTTCTGGATCAGCCGTGTGCCGGTTACCATCAAAGACGTAAAAGAACTGATAAAATCAGATTTTCAGTTTACACCGTGCGTTGATGAACGCTATTCCTATAGTGAATATTTCAGTGAATATGCCGGGATCAGACAGAAATGGGTCATGTATCATTCTGAACCAATGCATGAACAGCAGAATAAAACGTTTCAAAAGAATCTGGTAAAAGATCTGGAGAGAGCGAAAACATCTCTCCGAAAAGTCTGTGCACAGGAATTCGCTTGTGAACCGGACGCACGTATTGCAGCAGAGAAGTGGTTAGACAAACATCCAGAGTATCTGTTCAGCGAACTCGAAATTCTTACGGTTCAACGGAAAGAAGAGAAGAAACGGGGCCGGCCGAAGGCCGGTGAACCATTGGTTCATTCGTATAAGATTACTGCAGATATTGAATACGATGACAGCGTAGTCGAGCAGGAACGCCAAAATCTCGGGCGTTTCGTTCTGGCAACGAATGATACAGGGATGTCTGCGGATGAGTTGCTGGCAAACTACAAAGGACAGGGATCCGTTGAACGGGGATTTCGATTCCTGAAGGACAAATCATTCCGCGTTGCAGAGGTCTTTTTAAAGAAACCATCGCGTATTCAGGCATTAGCGATGATCATGGTACTGTGCCTGTTCATCTACTCGATGACTGAATTCCGGCTGAGAAGGGAGCTGGGACAGTCTGGTGAAACCGTCACCAGCCAGACAAAGAAGCAGACACAGAGACCGACAATGAAGTGGACCTTTTTCCTGTTTAGGAGGGTGAGGGAGTTTTCATTCGTCGAGGGAGAACGGAGAATAAAGCGGATTACGAATCTGAATGATGAATTGAAAAAGATATTACGGTTATTGGGTGGCGAGTACGAAAAATACTATTGTTGA